A genomic segment from Echeneis naucrates chromosome 20, fEcheNa1.1, whole genome shotgun sequence encodes:
- the LOC115060884 gene encoding delta-type opioid receptor-like — protein MESTPVEIVKEDTKCLSTLLEDCPLNSSAWASGYYESRNVSQDEDWEQEGMSPIIPIITAVYSVVFVVGLLGNCLVMYVIVRYTKMKTATNIYIFNLALADALVTTTMPFQSTDYLLNTWPFGEVVCKVFISIDYYNMFTSIFTLTMMSVDRYVAVCHPVKALDFRTPIKAKMINVCIWFLSSAAGIPAFILGGTQTNSGITECALQFPEPYVYWDTLMKVCVFVFAFVVPVLIITVCYSLMVLRLKSVRMLSGSREKDRNLRRITRLVVVVVAVFVVCWTPIHIFILVKALVSVPETTAIMAAYFFCVALGYTNSSLNPVLYAFLDENFKRCFKDFCLTAKLKREKVSGSKKGPGTVREATVPLENPDGTSKPA, from the exons ATGGAAAGCACTCCGGTTGAAATTGTCAAAGAAGACACGAAGTGCCTGTCCACGCTGCTGGAGGACTGTCCGCTCAATTCCTCAGCCTGGGCGTCCGGATACTACGAGAGCCGCAACGTGAGCCAGGATGAGGACTGGGAGCAGGAGGGCATGTCCCCCATCATCCCCATCATCACGGCTGTCTACTCCGTGGTCTTTGTGGTCGGACTGCTGGGCAACTGTCTCGTCATGTATGTGATCGTCCG GTACACAAAGATGAAGACAGCTaccaacatttacatttttaacctAGCGCTCGCTGACGCCCTGGTCACCACCACGATGCCCTTCCAGAGCACGGACTACCTTCTGAATACCTGGCCCTTTGGGGAGGTGGTTTGCAAGGTCTTCATCTCAATCGACTACTACAACATGTTCACCAGTATCTTCACCCTCACCATGATGAGCGTGGATCGCTACGTGGCCGTGTGCCACCCAGTGAAAGCGCTGGACTTTCGCACGCCGATCAAAGCCAAGATGATCAATGTGTGCATCTGGTTCCTGTCGTCTGCTGCAGGGATACCTGCGTTCATTCTGGGTGGCACCCAGACGAACAGTG GCATAACTGAGTGTGCCTTACAGTTCCCAGAGCCGTACGTCTACTGGGACACCCTGATGAAGGTATGTGTGTTCGTCTTCGCCTTCGTCGTGCCTGTGCTCATCATCACCGTGTGCTACTCCCTGATGGTCCTGAGGCTGAAGAGTGTCCGAATGTTGTCCGGCTCACGGGAGAAAGATCGCAACCTGCGCCGCATCACCAGGCTcgtggtggttgtggtggcCGTGTTTGTGGTCTGCTGGACGCCCATCCACATCTTCATCCTGGTGAAGGCACTGGTGAGCGTGCCTGAAACCACCGCCATCATGGCTGCCTACTTCTTCTGTGTGGCTTTGGGCTACACCAACAGCAGCCTCAACCCTGTGCTTTACGCCTTTCTGGATGAGAATTTCAAACGGTGCTTCAAGGATTTCTGCCTCACGGCcaaactgaaaagagaaaaggtgtCAGGGAGCAAAAAGGGCCCCGGCACCGTGCGAGAGGCCACCGTCCCCCTGGAGAACCCAGACGGGACGAGTAAACCAGCGTGA
- the chmp5b gene encoding charged multivesicular body protein 5 isoform X1 has protein sequence MNRIFGRGKPKGPPPNLTDCIGNVDSRAESIDKKIARLDAELVKYKDQMKKMRDGPSKNMVKQKAMRVLKQKRMYEGQRDNLMQQSFNMEQTNYTIQTLKDTKTTVDAMKGGLKDMKKAYKNVKIDQIENLQDQLEDMMEDASDIQEALGRSYGTPDIDEDDLEAELDALGDELLMDDDSSYLDDAATAPSIPEGLPGDKSTNRDGVLVDEFGLPQIPAT, from the exons ATGAACCGTATATTTGGCAGAGGAAAGCCCAAAGGCCCCCCGCCGAACCTGACGGACTGCATAGGAAAC GTTGATTCTCGGGCAGAGTCCATTGACAAGAAGATTGCCAGACTAGATGCCGAGCTTGTCAAATACAAAgatcagatgaaaaaaatgagAGATGGCCCTTCAAAG aACATGGTCAAGCAAAAGGCAATGAGAGTTCTGAAGCAGAAACGGAT GTATGAGGGCCAGAGAGATAACCTTATGCAGCAGTCATTTAATATGGAACAAACAAACTACACTATCCAGACCCTTAAGGACACTAAAACCACA gttgATGCCATGAAAGGTGGACTCAAGGACATGAAGAAAGCATACAAGAACGTGAAGATTGATCAAATTGAG AACCTTCAAGACCAACTGGAGGACATGATGGAGGATGCCAGCGACATCCAGGAAGCGCTGGGCAGAAGCTACGGCACGCCAGACATCGATGAAGACGACTTGGAAGCAg AGCTTGATGCTTTGGGTGACGAGCTCCTGATGGATGACGACAGCTCTTACCTGGATGATGCCGCCACCGCTCCTTCCATTCCAGAGGGTCTGCCTGGCGATAAGTCCACCAACAGG gatgGAGTTCTGGTGGATGAATTTGGCCTTCCTCAGATCCCTGCTACATAA
- the chmp5b gene encoding charged multivesicular body protein 5 isoform X2 — protein MNRIFGRGKPKGPPPNLTDCIGNVDSRAESIDKKIARLDAELVKYKDQMKKMRDGPSKNMVKQKAMRVLKQKRMYEGQRDNLMQQSFNMEQTNYTIQTLKDTKTTVDAMKGGLKDMKKAYKNVKIDQIENLQDQLEDMMEDASDIQEALGRSYGTPDIDEDDLEAGWSSGG, from the exons ATGAACCGTATATTTGGCAGAGGAAAGCCCAAAGGCCCCCCGCCGAACCTGACGGACTGCATAGGAAAC GTTGATTCTCGGGCAGAGTCCATTGACAAGAAGATTGCCAGACTAGATGCCGAGCTTGTCAAATACAAAgatcagatgaaaaaaatgagAGATGGCCCTTCAAAG aACATGGTCAAGCAAAAGGCAATGAGAGTTCTGAAGCAGAAACGGAT GTATGAGGGCCAGAGAGATAACCTTATGCAGCAGTCATTTAATATGGAACAAACAAACTACACTATCCAGACCCTTAAGGACACTAAAACCACA gttgATGCCATGAAAGGTGGACTCAAGGACATGAAGAAAGCATACAAGAACGTGAAGATTGATCAAATTGAG AACCTTCAAGACCAACTGGAGGACATGATGGAGGATGCCAGCGACATCCAGGAAGCGCTGGGCAGAAGCTACGGCACGCCAGACATCGATGAAGACGACTTGGAAGCAg gatgGAGTTCTGGTGGATGA
- the fastkd3 gene encoding FAST kinase domain-containing protein 3, mitochondrial has translation MALKLIQRYPLLWRFGIQRHPPVGPVCSVTRPQRTGSVSCVACLNTGAGRCIRRQGCKKLQLDFGFRRLTTVVREPVFLASTSVGLHRDSFPRFRLTQLHRPTDAEEQAFQQRLESCSSSRKVFRLLRSVEILSDCMAAAALHRVADLEQDGQSLKDPTVLEKDTIRALCYQLEQDSGRLTDAGLVSALLACTRLFLDPWSTLMVRLVSESQERLDRGQMTVGQLCTLGQAMLAIEGPRCAILEQVMEDIKNQEPAQWSLSDLIAVYKLLQGGISEGGKYRDLLNAMHTHALTVTSHMDSAAVSVLLSALVTLKQTQAMPLVISLCKQAVRHVPHFTDEELTLVVGALIYFGHSDNYLVRELEKYVPTMAFTSKPETVTKVMQFFSRRNILSPAVFNAVAESFVYRADDYNTSQVARQIMAFGKLGYLPPNSVDVFRKVETILHTRFLHFQPRTLLNLLHSCILVERFPVNFASKVFSSYFLQQLQEQDKGMDRLVLAQLTQLYMTLKLECPFYEGPKLLPKYHVKSFLMPGRSLETPVDTHLYNSVKNGLIHLLGARSYFGSKVLTPYCYTLDVEIKLDEEGYVLPASYNDDVYKRIALCIDGSKRFTTNMRQLLGKEAIKQRHLRLLGYEVVQIPYYEFEELKDMTSMVEYLHQKIFPHTYRLSW, from the exons ATGGCGCTAAAGCTGATCCAGAGGTATCCGCTGCTGTGGCGGTTCGGGATTCAGCGTCATCCCCCTGTTGGACCCGTCTGCTCGGTGACCAGACCTCAGAGGACCGGCAGTGTGTCGTGTGTAGCCTGCCTGAACACCGGAGCAGGGCGGTGCATCCGGAGACAGGGCTGTaagaagctgcagctggacTTTGGGTTTAGGAGGTTGACCACTGTCGTCAGGGAGCCGGTCTTTCTCGCCAGCACCTCAGTTGGACTGCACAGAGATTCATTTCCCCGGTTCCGTCTGACCCAACTGCACCGACCCACCGATGCAGAGGAGCAAGCCTTCCAGCAGCGTCTAGAGAGCTGCTCTTCGTCCCGCAAGGTCTTCAGACTGCTGCGGTCTGTGGAGATCCTGTCTGACTGCATGGCTGCAGCAGCGCTTCACCGTGTGGCAGACCTGGAGCAGGATGGGCAGTCTCTGAAGGACCCCACAGTGCTGGAGAAGGACACCATCAGGGCCCTGTGCTACCAGCTGGAGCAGGATTCTGGACGCCTGACGGATGCTGGGCTGGTATCAGCTCTCTTGGCCTGCACGCGCCTCTTTTTGGATCCCTGGAGCACTCTGATGGTGCGGCTGGTGTCTGAGAGTCAGGAGAGGCTGGACAGGGGGCAGATGACTGTAGGGCAGCTGTGTACCTTAGGCCAGGCAATGCTGGCCATTGAGGGTCCTCGCTGTGCCATTCTGGAGCAGGTGATGGAGGACATTAAGAATCAGGAGCCTGCCCAGTGGAGCCTCTCAGATCTCATTGCTGTATACAAGTTACTCCAAGGGGGCATTAGTGAAGGTGGAAAATACAGAGACTTGCTGAATGCCATGCACACCCACGCTTTGACAGTCACTTCCCATATGGACTCCGCAGCTGTCAGCGTGCTGCTCAGTGCTCTTGTGACATTAAAACAGACCCAGGCCATGCCTCTAGTGATTAGTCTGTGTAAGCAGGCTGTGCGACATGTACCTCACTTCACAGATGAGGAGCTCACTCTAGTTGTTGGGGCGCTAATCTACTTCGGCCACAGCGATAACTACCTCGTACGGGAATTAGAAAAATATGTTCCTACAATGGCATTCACATCCAAGCCAGAAACAGTCACCAAAGTGATGCAGTTCTTTAGTCGGAGGAACATCCTGTCCCCAGCTGTGTTTAATGCTGTTGCTGAGAGCTTTGTGTACCGAGCAGATGATTACAACACGAGTCAGGTGGCCCGGCAGATCATGGCTTTTGGGAAGCTGGGATACCTCCCACCAAATTCAGTAGATGTCTTCAGGAAAGTTGAAACCATCCTGCATACGCGCTTTTTACACTTCCAACCTCGAACTCTGCTCAACCTGCTCCACTCCTGCATCCTGGTGGAGAGGTTCCCTGTTAATTTTGCCTCCAAAGTCTTCAGCAGTTACTTCCTCCAGCAACTGCAAG AGCAGGACAAAGGGATGGATCGGCTAGTCCTGGCACAACTGACTCAGCTGTACATGACTCTCAAGTTGGAGTGTCCTTTCTATGAG GGTCCCAAGCTGCTTCCAAAGTACCACGTCAAGTCTTTCCTCATGCCTGGGCGTTCCCTGGAGACGCCCGTGGACACGCATCTGTACAACTCTGTAAAAAACGGACTGATTCATTTGCTTGGGGCTCGTTCATACTTTGGATCCAAAGTTCTGACGCCATACTGCTACACGCTTG ATGTGGAGATAAAACTTGATGAAGAAGGATATGTGCTGCCTGCCAGTTACAATGATGACGTGTACAAAAG AATTGCTCTGTGTATTGACGGATCAAAGAGGTTCACTACAAACATGAGACAACTGCTTGGAAAAGAGGCCATTAAGCAGCGACATCTGAGGCTTCTGGGATATGAAGTTGTTCAG ATTCCTTACTATGAATTTGAAGAATTGAAGGACATGACCAGCATGGTGGAGTACCTGCACCAAAAAATCTTCCCTCACACTTACAGGCTGAGCTGGTGA
- the myl12.1 gene encoding myosin, light chain 12, 1, protein MSSKRAKGKTTKKRPQRATSNVFAMFDQSQIQEFKEAFNMIDQNRDGFVDKEDLHDMLASLGKNPTDEYLEAMMNEAPGPINFTMFLTMFGEKLNGTDPEDVIRNAFACFDEEGTGFIQEDYLRELLTTMGDRFTDEEVDELFREAPIDKKSNFNYVEFTRILKHGAKDKDD, encoded by the exons ATGTCTAGCAAAAGGGCTAAGGGAAAGACCACAAAGAAGCGCCCTCAGCGCGCTACCTCCAATGTCTTCGCCATGTTTGACCAGTCTCAGATTCAGGAGTTCAAGGAGGCCTTTAACATGATTGATCAGAACCGAGATGGGTTTGTGGACAAAGAGGACCTTCATGACATGCTGGCCTCACTGG GTAAAAATCCAACTGATGAGTACCTGGAGGCCATGATGAATGAAGCTCCAGGGCCCATTAACTTCACCATGTTCCTCACAATGTTCGGAGAGAAACTTAATGGCACAGACCCAGAGGATGTGATCCGAAATGCATTTGCTTGCTTCGATGAAGAGGGGACAG GCTTCATCCAGGAAGATTACCTCAGGGAGTTGCTCACAACAATGGGTGATCGGTTTACAGACGAAGAGGTGGATGAGCTCTTCAGAGAGGCCCCAATTGACAAGAAAAGTAACTTCAACTACGTGGAGTTCACACGCATCCTAAAGCATGGTGCCAAGGATAAGGATGATTAA